One Mycolicibacterium fortuitum subsp. fortuitum genomic window carries:
- a CDS encoding acyltransferase family protein, which translates to MTTLAEPTARRGSTASGRKPLSNKQFRPDIEGLRAVAVLAVVLFHAGVPGLGGGFVGVDVFFVVSGFLITGLLWREAANTGTVRMPKFYAGRARRLLPAAALVLVVTSLAATVLLPPLQARSVLADAIASALYAGNYRFAVQGTDYLRTEAAASPLQHYWSLGVEEQFYLLWPALILGIAWLLTRNGRDTRSAVPYACVLAVVAGASLMLALAWTQTMPPWAFFSLPTRAWELAVGGLVALTAAHWRSLPPVCAALVGWGGLALILLTCTQFGTATPYPGTAALLPVMGTALVIGAGCAIPDLGVGRLLSKPVMRGIGRLSYSWYLWHWPVLLLAPALFGHSLGLAGRLAMIVMSLGLAILTLHLVENPARFATALRGSSWRSLAVGATATATAVCAGLVLLAVRPVPTASGPAAVPVALVGPPPAAAPTTVLTPEQQIQGAVAASAELQAVPSNLSPPLGDITKPEVFVNGCVLSWKDVAVPDCSSGDTASPTKVALIGDSHAGMWQPALETAAQQQHWRLETYAKVTCPPMNLPILSPYLEREFTECKQWRADVLTRIAKERPALVVLDMVRRYGADFGFVSYDPTWLDSLTRLVSQLRGTGARVLVLGPVPDPHTTVPTCLSAHMDDATACAPNRSIAVNANGIAAETAAVNAGGGQYARLDQYFCTAERCPVIVGNTLVFRDDNHITAEYAQLLAPVIARLTASALAPN; encoded by the coding sequence GTGACGACCCTTGCGGAGCCCACAGCCCGCCGCGGCAGCACCGCGAGCGGGCGAAAACCCCTGTCGAACAAACAGTTTCGTCCCGACATCGAGGGCCTTCGGGCCGTCGCAGTACTCGCCGTGGTGCTCTTCCACGCGGGCGTGCCCGGACTCGGCGGCGGCTTCGTGGGCGTCGACGTGTTCTTCGTCGTGTCGGGGTTCCTGATCACCGGGTTGTTGTGGCGGGAGGCCGCGAACACGGGCACGGTGCGGATGCCCAAGTTCTACGCCGGGCGTGCGCGCCGCCTGCTTCCCGCCGCCGCACTGGTCCTCGTCGTGACATCGTTGGCAGCCACCGTCCTGCTGCCACCGCTGCAGGCCCGCTCCGTGCTGGCGGATGCGATCGCCAGCGCCTTGTACGCCGGGAACTACCGGTTCGCGGTCCAGGGCACCGACTATCTGAGGACTGAGGCAGCCGCGTCCCCGCTACAGCACTACTGGTCACTCGGCGTGGAGGAACAGTTCTATCTGCTGTGGCCCGCACTGATCCTCGGCATCGCCTGGCTGCTGACCCGCAACGGCCGGGACACCCGGTCAGCAGTCCCCTACGCATGCGTGCTGGCCGTGGTCGCCGGTGCCTCGTTGATGCTGGCGCTGGCGTGGACCCAGACGATGCCACCCTGGGCGTTCTTCTCCCTGCCCACCCGCGCCTGGGAGTTGGCCGTCGGCGGGTTGGTCGCCTTGACCGCGGCGCACTGGCGCAGCCTGCCGCCGGTCTGTGCCGCGCTCGTCGGTTGGGGCGGTCTGGCGCTGATCCTGCTCACCTGCACGCAGTTCGGCACTGCGACGCCCTATCCGGGCACGGCAGCCCTGCTTCCGGTGATGGGCACCGCTCTGGTGATCGGGGCCGGTTGTGCGATACCCGATCTCGGCGTCGGCCGGCTGCTGTCGAAGCCGGTGATGCGCGGCATCGGCCGGTTGTCGTACTCCTGGTACCTGTGGCACTGGCCGGTGCTGCTGTTGGCACCCGCACTGTTCGGTCACAGTCTGGGGCTGGCAGGCCGGCTGGCCATGATCGTGATGTCTTTAGGCTTGGCGATCTTGACCCTGCACCTGGTCGAGAACCCGGCCCGGTTCGCCACTGCGCTGCGGGGCTCGTCGTGGCGCAGCCTGGCAGTCGGCGCGACCGCTACCGCGACAGCGGTCTGCGCGGGGCTGGTGCTCTTGGCGGTACGCCCGGTGCCCACGGCGTCCGGACCGGCGGCAGTTCCGGTCGCCTTGGTCGGACCACCTCCGGCGGCCGCTCCGACGACGGTGCTGACGCCTGAACAACAGATACAGGGGGCCGTCGCCGCGTCGGCCGAGCTGCAAGCGGTGCCCTCGAATCTCTCACCGCCACTGGGCGACATCACCAAGCCCGAGGTGTTCGTCAATGGCTGCGTCCTGTCCTGGAAGGACGTCGCCGTGCCGGACTGTTCCTCCGGCGACACGGCATCACCCACCAAGGTGGCCCTGATCGGCGATTCGCACGCCGGCATGTGGCAACCGGCCCTGGAGACCGCCGCTCAGCAGCAGCATTGGCGGCTGGAGACCTACGCGAAGGTCACCTGCCCGCCCATGAACCTGCCGATCCTCAGCCCCTACCTCGAACGCGAGTTCACCGAATGCAAGCAGTGGCGTGCGGACGTGCTGACCCGGATCGCCAAGGAACGTCCCGCGCTGGTCGTGCTGGACATGGTTCGCCGTTACGGCGCCGATTTCGGGTTCGTCAGCTATGACCCGACCTGGCTGGACAGCCTGACGCGACTGGTGTCGCAGTTGCGCGGCACCGGGGCGCGGGTGCTGGTGCTCGGCCCGGTACCCGACCCGCACACGACGGTGCCGACCTGCCTGTCGGCACACATGGACGACGCCACGGCGTGCGCCCCCAACCGCTCGATCGCCGTGAACGCCAACGGCATTGCCGCCGAGACCGCGGCGGTCAACGCCGGCGGCGGGCAGTACGCGCGGCTGGACCAGTACTTCTGCACCGCCGAACGCTGCCCGGTGATCGTCGGTAACACCCTGGTGTTCCGCGACGACAACCACATCACCGCCGAGTACGCCCAGTTGTTGGCGCCGGTGATCGCCCGACTGACCGCAAGCGCCCTGGCGCCCAACTAG
- a CDS encoding ribonuclease domain-containing protein, translating to MGRSRIAALAVLCGLLSSCCAPTEPTTSPVAPSASSTKSAAADGTCDLSGLPPEADKTVELIQAGGPFPYPRNDGVVFGNYEGRLPKHERGYYHEYTVPTPGSKHRGKRRIVTGGAPQNDPPEYYYTGDHYESFCLIGGM from the coding sequence ATGGGGCGATCACGCATTGCGGCACTGGCAGTGCTCTGCGGCCTGCTTTCGAGTTGTTGCGCGCCGACTGAGCCCACCACATCACCGGTGGCGCCGTCGGCATCGTCGACGAAGTCGGCGGCAGCGGACGGCACGTGTGACCTGAGCGGGCTTCCGCCCGAGGCCGACAAGACGGTTGAGCTCATCCAAGCCGGCGGGCCGTTTCCCTATCCGCGTAACGACGGCGTCGTCTTCGGAAACTACGAAGGCCGATTGCCCAAACATGAGCGCGGCTATTACCACGAGTACACAGTTCCGACGCCCGGCAGCAAGCACCGCGGCAAGCGGCGCATCGTCACCGGTGGAGCGCCGCAGAACGATCCTCCCGAGTACTACTACACCGGCGATCACTACGAATCGTTCTGCCTGATCGGAGGCATGTGA
- a CDS encoding barstar family protein, whose amino-acid sequence MKTYRVDGSKVSSKADFFAELGRAVNGDDGYFGSNLDALADCLRGGFGTPDNRKFRFVMTSYRDIKEALGQETWSTVLSIFANEGVDLWLEN is encoded by the coding sequence GTGAAAACGTATCGGGTCGACGGGTCCAAGGTGAGCTCCAAGGCGGACTTCTTCGCCGAGTTGGGCCGGGCGGTCAACGGCGACGACGGCTACTTCGGATCCAATCTGGACGCGCTGGCCGATTGTCTGCGCGGCGGGTTCGGCACCCCGGACAACCGCAAGTTCCGGTTCGTCATGACGTCCTACCGCGATATCAAAGAGGCTCTCGGGCAAGAAACCTGGAGCACTGTGTTGTCGATCTTCGCCAACGAAGGCGTCGACTTGTGGCTGGAGAATTGA
- a CDS encoding adenylate/guanylate cyclase domain-containing protein, producing the protein MTEVPANETTWLMARTEGSARLWQTDSRGMAAALPYFRATVTHFVALGGGTLSPSQGACDGFTAVFDRATDAVSCALYLQLTPLDPFELCIGVHSSAPGTERLRDIAHGGQTLISGTTASSVAGDLPSGATLKYLGDQRMGDTEPSERLMQLCHPGLRRYLRPLHMPNAVLAEILVN; encoded by the coding sequence GTGACCGAAGTACCGGCGAATGAGACGACGTGGCTGATGGCCCGCACCGAGGGATCGGCTCGCCTGTGGCAAACGGACTCGCGGGGAATGGCCGCCGCGTTGCCGTATTTCCGTGCCACGGTGACCCACTTCGTCGCACTCGGTGGTGGCACGCTATCGCCGAGCCAAGGGGCCTGCGACGGCTTCACAGCTGTCTTCGACCGCGCGACCGACGCGGTGTCCTGCGCGCTGTATCTGCAGCTGACGCCGTTGGATCCGTTTGAGCTGTGTATCGGTGTGCACAGCTCAGCTCCCGGCACCGAGCGGCTGCGCGACATCGCCCATGGTGGGCAGACCCTGATATCGGGCACGACGGCGTCCTCGGTGGCCGGTGATCTACCGTCCGGCGCCACACTGAAATACCTCGGCGATCAACGCATGGGGGACACAGAGCCGTCCGAGCGCCTGATGCAGCTGTGCCATCCGGGTTTACGCCGATACCTGCGGCCCCTGCACATGCCGAATGCTGTTCTGGCCGAGATCCTGGTGAACTGA
- a CDS encoding phosphodiester glycosidase family protein, with product MPGLAKLFQRAVATAAAVAVCAALATTGSPVARAEDARALLLGAIANTKGAYLVYNFGGQFAAPFLAADGRAYTLNNGGHLMAMKNASGRLNPRLLVDSHQGYQSRCERTPGARTSEGLWQASETYAPLAAWQVLGQPTIAVNANFFDVRPQQGGSWRDTKCSSPLGAYVDNTRGQGRANAAVTGTLAYAGKQGLSGGNEHWSALATMILPMGGAPYVVMPKGKDDYDSATPVIQRLLDQNTRFVAVAGIGLLAPGDTGQLNDNGPSAARTAVGYNRAADQLFVFQGGSYTPDNIQDLFRGLGADNAILLDGGGSSAIVLRRDTGGMWSGAGSPRGNCDTRQVLCDSRERALPSWLAFN from the coding sequence GTGCCAGGCCTGGCAAAACTCTTCCAGCGTGCGGTCGCCACTGCGGCCGCCGTTGCCGTCTGCGCGGCATTAGCCACCACCGGCTCCCCTGTCGCACGCGCCGAGGACGCCCGGGCGCTGCTGCTCGGGGCCATCGCCAACACCAAGGGCGCTTACCTCGTCTACAACTTCGGCGGCCAGTTCGCGGCGCCGTTCCTGGCCGCCGACGGCCGGGCGTACACGCTCAACAACGGCGGCCACCTGATGGCCATGAAGAATGCCTCCGGCCGGCTCAATCCCCGCTTGCTCGTCGACAGCCATCAGGGCTATCAATCCCGCTGTGAACGCACCCCCGGCGCCCGTACCAGCGAGGGCCTCTGGCAGGCGTCGGAAACCTATGCGCCACTGGCTGCCTGGCAGGTGCTCGGGCAGCCGACGATCGCGGTCAACGCCAACTTCTTCGACGTGCGCCCCCAGCAGGGCGGCTCGTGGCGTGACACCAAGTGCTCGTCACCACTGGGCGCCTACGTCGACAACACCCGCGGCCAGGGACGGGCCAACGCCGCTGTCACCGGCACCCTGGCCTACGCCGGCAAGCAGGGCCTGTCCGGCGGGAACGAGCACTGGTCCGCACTGGCCACCATGATCCTGCCCATGGGCGGCGCGCCGTATGTGGTGATGCCCAAGGGCAAAGACGACTACGACTCGGCCACACCCGTGATCCAGCGGCTGCTCGATCAGAACACCCGGTTCGTCGCCGTGGCCGGAATCGGGCTTCTCGCGCCTGGCGACACCGGTCAGCTCAACGACAACGGCCCCAGCGCGGCCCGTACCGCGGTCGGCTACAACCGGGCCGCCGACCAGCTCTTCGTCTTCCAGGGTGGCAGCTACACGCCGGACAACATCCAGGATCTGTTCCGCGGCTTGGGCGCCGACAACGCGATACTCCTCGACGGTGGCGGCTCCTCGGCGATCGTCTTGCGGCGCGACACCGGCGGCATGTGGAGCGGTGCAGGCTCACCACGCGGGAACTGCGACACCCGTCAGGTGCTGTGCGATTCACGCGAGCGGGCGCTGCCCAGCTGGCTGGCCTTCAACTGA
- a CDS encoding TMEM165/GDT1 family protein — MLAALLLSFAVIFVAELGDKSQLMAMTFALRYRWWVVLIGITAATTAVHLISVGVGHYLGAALPTHLLGILAGVAFVFFGLWTLRGDKLTDDEATRVQRSTAPAFFTVTSAFLLAELGDKTMLATITLAADNDWVGVWIGSTIGMVAADALAIIVGAIAGKHLPERVIQLGAAALFVIFGLAMLLEGAFPATPAWATTAGAIAVTALCAAGLRALPAHLRPAVLRKPDAAGSANTDHSGAIAP, encoded by the coding sequence GTGCTTGCCGCACTGCTCTTGAGCTTCGCCGTCATCTTCGTCGCCGAACTCGGCGACAAGTCGCAATTGATGGCCATGACCTTTGCCCTGCGCTACCGGTGGTGGGTGGTGCTCATCGGTATCACCGCCGCCACCACCGCGGTGCATCTGATCTCCGTCGGGGTCGGCCATTACCTGGGAGCGGCCCTGCCGACCCACCTGCTCGGCATCCTCGCCGGCGTGGCGTTCGTGTTCTTCGGTCTGTGGACGTTGCGTGGCGACAAGCTGACAGATGACGAGGCGACCCGGGTCCAGCGTTCGACCGCCCCGGCGTTCTTCACCGTCACCTCGGCATTCCTGCTCGCCGAACTCGGCGACAAGACGATGCTCGCGACCATCACCCTGGCCGCCGACAACGACTGGGTGGGGGTGTGGATCGGTTCCACGATCGGCATGGTGGCCGCCGACGCGCTGGCCATCATCGTCGGGGCGATCGCCGGCAAGCACCTGCCCGAGCGGGTGATCCAACTGGGTGCCGCGGCATTGTTCGTGATCTTCGGCCTGGCGATGCTGCTGGAGGGCGCGTTCCCGGCGACCCCGGCCTGGGCGACCACGGCGGGCGCGATCGCCGTGACCGCGCTGTGCGCGGCGGGCCTGCGGGCATTGCCCGCACATTTGCGGCCGGCCGTCCTGCGCAAGCCCGATGCGGCCGGTTCAGCTAACACCGATCACTCCGGGGCGATCGCCCCTTGA
- a CDS encoding ATP-binding cassette domain-containing protein: MHPADSHDLIRVTGARENNLKDVDIELPKRRLTVFTGVSGSGKSSLVFDTIAAESQRLINETYSAFVQGFMPNLARPEVDVLDGLTTAIIVDQQRMGADPRSTVGTATDTGAMLRILFSRLGKPHIGSPQAFSFNVASISGAGAVTLEKGGRTVKERRDFKIVGGMCPRCEGRGAVNDIDLTALYDDTKSLNEGALTIPGFSMDGWYGRIFRGCGFFDPDKPINKFTKKELDALLHKEATKLKVDGVNLTYLGLIPQIQKSFLAKDVEAMQPHIRAFVERAVTFTTCPECDGTRLSETARSSKIEGVNIAEVCAMQITDLASWLGSVAKKPAAKSAAPLLAALQHTLDSFVEIGLGYLSLDRPAGTLSGGEAQRVKMIRHLGSSLTDVTYVFDEPTIGLHPHDIARMNNLLLALRDKGNTVLVVEHKPETIAIADHVVDLGPGAGASGGEVVFEGDVAGLRASDTVTGRHLGYRATLKDEVRKANGALEIRGADTHNLRDADVDIPLGALVVITGVAGSGKSSLIDGSVAGRDGVVVVDQSPIRGSRRSNPATYTGLLDPIRKAFAKANGVKPALFSSNSEGACPSCNGAGVIYTDLGVMATVETTCEECEGKRFGASVLQYTLGGRDIAEVLAMPVSEAERYFSDGDAKVPAAQKILSRMADVGLGYLTLGQPLTTLSGGERQRLKLAAQMGEKGDTYILDEPTTGLHLADVEQLLGLLDRLVDSGKSVIVIEHHQAVMAHADWIIDLGPGAGHDGGRVVFEGTPADLVAEPATLTGKHLAEYVGA; encoded by the coding sequence ATGCATCCCGCCGACAGCCACGATCTGATCCGGGTCACCGGTGCCCGGGAGAACAACCTCAAAGACGTCGACATCGAGCTGCCCAAACGTCGGCTGACGGTGTTCACCGGTGTCTCGGGGTCGGGCAAGAGCTCGCTGGTGTTCGACACGATCGCCGCAGAATCGCAGCGCCTGATCAACGAGACCTACAGCGCGTTCGTGCAGGGCTTCATGCCGAACCTGGCCCGCCCCGAGGTCGACGTGCTCGACGGGCTGACCACCGCGATCATCGTCGACCAGCAGCGGATGGGCGCCGACCCGCGCTCCACCGTCGGCACCGCCACCGACACGGGGGCCATGCTGCGGATCCTGTTCAGCCGGCTCGGGAAGCCGCATATCGGTTCGCCGCAAGCATTCTCGTTCAACGTGGCCTCGATCAGCGGTGCCGGTGCGGTGACCCTGGAGAAGGGCGGGCGCACCGTCAAGGAGCGACGTGACTTCAAGATAGTCGGCGGAATGTGTCCGCGGTGTGAGGGGCGCGGCGCGGTCAACGACATCGATCTGACCGCTCTGTATGACGACACCAAATCGCTGAACGAGGGCGCCCTGACCATCCCGGGGTTCAGCATGGACGGCTGGTACGGCCGGATCTTCCGGGGCTGCGGCTTCTTCGATCCGGACAAGCCGATCAACAAGTTCACCAAGAAGGAACTCGACGCGCTGCTGCACAAGGAGGCGACCAAGCTCAAGGTCGACGGGGTCAACCTGACCTACCTGGGGCTGATCCCGCAGATCCAGAAGTCGTTCCTGGCCAAGGACGTCGAGGCCATGCAGCCCCACATCCGGGCATTCGTCGAGCGAGCCGTCACGTTCACCACCTGTCCGGAATGCGACGGCACGCGACTGTCGGAAACCGCGCGTTCGTCGAAGATCGAGGGCGTCAACATCGCCGAGGTGTGCGCGATGCAGATCACCGACCTGGCCTCCTGGCTCGGCAGCGTCGCGAAGAAACCCGCGGCCAAGTCCGCGGCACCGCTGCTGGCCGCTTTGCAGCACACGCTGGACTCATTCGTCGAGATCGGGCTGGGCTACCTGTCACTGGACCGCCCCGCCGGCACCCTGTCCGGCGGAGAAGCCCAGCGTGTCAAGATGATTCGGCATCTTGGCTCGTCCCTGACAGATGTCACCTACGTGTTCGACGAGCCGACCATCGGGCTGCATCCCCACGACATCGCCCGGATGAACAACCTGCTGCTGGCCCTGCGCGACAAGGGCAACACCGTGCTGGTGGTCGAGCACAAACCCGAGACGATCGCGATCGCCGACCACGTCGTGGACCTGGGCCCGGGCGCCGGCGCATCCGGCGGTGAAGTGGTGTTCGAGGGCGACGTGGCAGGCCTGCGGGCCAGCGACACCGTCACCGGACGCCATCTGGGGTACCGCGCAACACTGAAGGACGAGGTACGGAAGGCCAACGGCGCGTTGGAGATCCGCGGCGCCGACACCCACAACCTGCGTGACGCGGACGTCGACATCCCCCTCGGTGCGCTCGTGGTGATCACCGGCGTCGCCGGGTCGGGCAAGAGTTCGTTGATCGACGGCTCGGTGGCCGGCCGTGACGGCGTGGTGGTGGTCGATCAGAGCCCGATCCGCGGCTCACGGCGCAGCAACCCGGCCACCTACACCGGCCTGCTGGACCCGATCCGCAAGGCCTTCGCCAAGGCCAACGGCGTCAAACCGGCCCTGTTCAGCTCGAACTCCGAGGGCGCCTGCCCGTCATGCAACGGCGCCGGGGTGATCTACACCGATCTCGGGGTGATGGCCACGGTCGAGACCACCTGCGAGGAATGCGAGGGCAAGCGGTTCGGCGCCTCGGTGCTGCAGTACACCCTCGGCGGACGCGACATCGCCGAGGTGCTGGCCATGCCGGTCAGCGAAGCGGAGCGGTACTTCTCCGACGGTGACGCGAAAGTGCCTGCCGCACAGAAGATATTGTCCCGTATGGCTGACGTGGGTCTCGGGTATCTCACCCTGGGGCAGCCGCTGACCACCCTGTCCGGTGGCGAGCGGCAACGGCTGAAGCTCGCCGCGCAGATGGGTGAGAAGGGTGACACCTACATCCTGGACGAACCCACCACGGGTCTGCACCTGGCCGACGTCGAGCAATTGCTCGGTCTGCTCGACCGGTTGGTGGACTCGGGCAAGTCGGTGATCGTGATCGAGCACCACCAGGCGGTGATGGCGCATGCCGATTGGATCATCGATCTGGGTCCGGGGGCGGGGCACGATGGCGGTCGCGTCGTCTTCGAGGGCACTCCGGCAGATCTGGTCGCCGAGCCCGCCACGCTGACAGGTAAGCACCTCGCCGAATATGTGGGTGCGTGA
- a CDS encoding VOC family protein codes for MNSTDITIHSSMLPLDDPEESLAFYRDVLGFEVRLDVGKDKMRWITVGPPNQPDTSVVLYPPFATPGLTDDERRTIAEMMAKGTFGTLLLATKDLDSTFEKVQAGDVEVVQEPTEQPYGVRDCALRDPAGNMVRIQESR; via the coding sequence ATGAACAGCACAGACATCACCATCCACTCCAGCATGCTCCCGCTCGACGATCCGGAAGAGTCGCTCGCGTTCTACCGCGACGTTCTCGGTTTCGAGGTCCGCCTCGATGTCGGCAAGGACAAGATGCGTTGGATCACGGTGGGGCCGCCGAACCAGCCCGACACCTCCGTCGTGCTCTACCCGCCGTTTGCCACCCCCGGCCTCACCGACGACGAACGCCGCACCATCGCCGAGATGATGGCAAAGGGCACTTTCGGAACACTGCTGCTCGCCACCAAAGACCTCGACAGTACATTCGAAAAAGTGCAGGCCGGAGACGTCGAAGTGGTCCAGGAACCAACTGAGCAGCCATACGGCGTGCGGGACTGCGCTCTTCGCGATCCCGCAGGCAACATGGTCCGAATCCAGGAGTCGCGCTAG
- a CDS encoding helix-turn-helix transcriptional regulator, which produces MADQQLGDLKLLRRVRDRIDREYAQPLNVEALARGVNMSAGHLSRQFKIAYGESPYSYLMTRRIERAMALLRRGDMSVTEVCFAVGCSSLGTFSTRFTELVGVPPSAYRQQTAGVTEGMPSCVEKQVTKPIRNREAPATRLHLA; this is translated from the coding sequence GTGGCCGACCAACAGCTGGGTGATCTCAAGCTGCTGCGCCGCGTCCGGGACCGCATCGACCGCGAGTACGCGCAGCCGCTCAACGTCGAAGCGCTTGCCCGCGGGGTGAACATGTCGGCCGGGCACCTCAGCAGACAGTTCAAGATCGCCTACGGCGAGTCGCCGTATTCGTACCTGATGACGCGCCGCATCGAGCGCGCCATGGCACTGCTGCGCCGCGGCGACATGTCGGTCACCGAGGTCTGTTTTGCGGTCGGTTGTTCGTCGCTGGGCACCTTCAGCACCCGTTTCACCGAACTGGTCGGCGTCCCGCCGAGTGCCTACCGGCAACAGACGGCCGGAGTGACAGAAGGCATGCCGTCCTGCGTCGAGAAGCAGGTCACCAAACCGATCAGGAATCGAGAAGCGCCGGCCACCCGCCTCCACCTAGCGTGA
- a CDS encoding PQQ-dependent sugar dehydrogenase, giving the protein MRVWAARSAIALMTAVALTACGSQPETGAPPTPSASTSERPPAGLASVLVQVPEQFAQSPLDEPRRAQIPAGWTIEVIARVPKARMAAFAPDGALLVSVPATGQVLTVRPDQRTLLDGLEQPHGMYFAGSTLYVAESNRVDTYDYVDGRAVNRRTIAGNLPDAKSPDLHGAYAHALKSVVVGSDGAVYFSIGSTGNISAEDRIATPPRATVMRVPPGGGAVTPFATGVRNGTGLAFAPDGSLWTAVNNRDDVADPQGRVRQDYVDDHPPESVAKLSQGRELGWPFCNPDGAPPAGFIRDMQTNPDGSKMDCAALPPVEQTLGAHSAPLGMSFAQLPAPYGSGALVGVHGSWNRRSPQAPEVSFFGWDDGTLGPQQTLVGGFQADDGTRWGRPVAAVSGPDGAVYITDDYAGAVYRLAPPA; this is encoded by the coding sequence ATGCGGGTTTGGGCGGCGCGTAGCGCGATCGCACTCATGACCGCGGTCGCCCTGACCGCGTGTGGGTCCCAGCCCGAAACCGGAGCTCCGCCGACACCCTCGGCCTCGACCTCTGAACGTCCACCCGCGGGCCTGGCCTCGGTGCTTGTCCAAGTGCCCGAGCAGTTCGCCCAGTCCCCGCTGGACGAACCTCGCCGGGCCCAGATACCCGCAGGCTGGACCATCGAGGTGATCGCCCGGGTCCCCAAGGCCAGGATGGCCGCGTTCGCCCCCGACGGCGCCTTGCTGGTGTCGGTTCCCGCTACCGGGCAGGTGCTGACGGTGCGTCCGGACCAGCGCACGCTGCTCGACGGGCTGGAGCAGCCGCACGGCATGTACTTCGCCGGCTCGACGTTGTATGTGGCCGAGAGCAACCGCGTCGACACCTATGACTACGTCGACGGCAGGGCAGTCAATCGTCGCACCATCGCCGGTAACCTGCCTGACGCCAAGAGCCCGGACCTGCACGGTGCCTATGCGCACGCGCTCAAGAGCGTGGTCGTGGGATCCGATGGCGCGGTGTACTTCTCGATCGGTTCGACGGGCAACATCTCGGCCGAGGACCGCATTGCCACCCCACCGCGGGCCACGGTCATGCGGGTGCCGCCCGGCGGCGGGGCCGTCACCCCGTTCGCCACCGGCGTCCGCAACGGAACGGGGCTGGCGTTCGCCCCGGACGGCTCGTTGTGGACGGCGGTGAACAACCGCGACGACGTGGCCGATCCGCAGGGCCGGGTGCGCCAGGACTATGTCGACGACCATCCGCCGGAGTCGGTCGCCAAGTTGAGCCAGGGGCGCGAATTGGGTTGGCCGTTCTGCAATCCCGATGGAGCACCGCCGGCCGGGTTCATCCGGGACATGCAGACCAACCCCGACGGCAGCAAGATGGACTGCGCGGCGCTGCCACCCGTCGAGCAGACTCTCGGCGCACATTCCGCCCCGCTGGGAATGAGTTTCGCACAGTTGCCCGCGCCCTACGGTTCCGGAGCGCTCGTCGGGGTGCACGGTTCGTGGAACCGGCGGTCGCCTCAGGCGCCCGAGGTGTCGTTCTTCGGTTGGGATGACGGCACATTGGGCCCGCAACAGACTCTGGTCGGCGGTTTTCAGGCCGACGACGGCACGCGCTGGGGGCGGCCGGTCGCCGCCGTCTCCGGGCCCGATGGCGCGGTGTACATCACCGACGACTACGCCGGGGCGGTGTATCGGCTGGCACCGCCGGCCTAG
- a CDS encoding pirin family protein: protein MPATVDIRRAGDRGASTTDWLNSRHSFSFADYYDPANTHHGLLLVNNDDIVAPGAGFDTHPHRDMEIVTWVLSGQLAHADSMGNSGVIYPGLAQRMSAGTGVQHSEKNGSDSEPVHFVQMWVLPDTAGVTPSYQQQEIELSATLTPIASGAIDAAVTLHNRDATLYGARLQPGDPVELPQARYVHLFVARGAVTLEGSGPLAEGDAARLTDSGGRVTADTEAEILVWEMNAGLGGA from the coding sequence ATGCCTGCCACGGTCGATATCCGCCGCGCCGGGGACCGGGGCGCCAGCACCACCGACTGGCTGAATTCGCGGCATTCATTCTCGTTCGCCGACTACTACGACCCGGCCAACACCCACCACGGGCTGTTGCTGGTGAACAACGACGACATCGTCGCTCCGGGCGCCGGGTTTGACACCCACCCGCACCGCGACATGGAGATCGTCACCTGGGTGCTGTCCGGACAGTTGGCGCACGCGGATTCGATGGGCAACTCCGGGGTGATCTACCCCGGGCTGGCCCAGCGGATGTCTGCCGGCACCGGAGTGCAGCATTCGGAGAAGAACGGTTCTGACAGCGAGCCCGTGCATTTCGTGCAGATGTGGGTGCTCCCCGATACCGCCGGGGTGACACCGAGCTATCAGCAGCAGGAGATCGAGCTGTCCGCCACGCTGACCCCGATCGCCTCCGGCGCCATCGACGCGGCCGTCACCCTGCACAACCGCGACGCCACGCTGTACGGCGCGCGGCTGCAGCCCGGCGATCCGGTCGAACTGCCGCAGGCCCGCTACGTCCACCTGTTCGTTGCACGCGGCGCGGTGACGTTGGAAGGATCCGGGCCACTCGCCGAGGGTGACGCCGCCCGCCTCACCGATTCGGGCGGACGGGTCACAGCTGACACCGAAGCCGAGATCCTGGTCTGGGAGATGAATGCGGGTTTGGGCGGCGCGTAG